The following coding sequences lie in one Clostridiisalibacter paucivorans DSM 22131 genomic window:
- a CDS encoding M18 family aminopeptidase: MIREGKLAEELLDFIYESPSPFHVVENIKKDLLENGFQELSLVDRWKLNTGGKYFVVKNDSALIAFEIGSSGKDRGFKIIGAHTDSPTFKVKPNPEIIEKNKYLKLNTEVYGGPILNTWMDRPLTLAGRVTMKGHNPLKPISKLINFDRPMVIIPNVAIHMNRKINEGIELNKQKDLLPLVMGINDKLEGENYLVNAIAKELDISYTDIKDFELYLSEFERGSIIGAKEEFISCGKLDDLAMVHSGIKALINASPSDQTKVMVCFDNEEIGSQTKQGAGSPMLKTILERITLGLNGDREDFLRGLNDSYIISADMAHAVHPNSPEKHDPTNKPVLNGGPVIKINANQRYTTDSDSGTVFEHMCELAGVPVQKFVNRSDERGGSTIGPISSGQLDIRSVDVGNPMLAMHSIRELGGVKDHYYMMEVFNKFFSI; this comes from the coding sequence ATGATCAGAGAAGGAAAATTGGCAGAAGAGCTTTTAGACTTTATATATGAGAGTCCCAGTCCATTTCATGTAGTAGAAAATATAAAAAAAGATTTATTGGAAAATGGATTTCAGGAGTTGTCTTTAGTAGATCGATGGAAATTAAATACTGGAGGAAAGTATTTTGTAGTAAAGAATGATTCAGCTTTAATAGCCTTTGAAATAGGTAGTAGTGGAAAAGATAGGGGATTTAAGATAATAGGGGCCCATACAGATTCCCCTACATTTAAAGTGAAACCTAACCCGGAAATTATAGAAAAAAATAAATATCTTAAATTGAATACAGAGGTATATGGAGGTCCTATATTAAATACTTGGATGGATAGGCCATTGACATTGGCAGGTAGGGTAACTATGAAAGGGCATAATCCACTGAAGCCCATTAGTAAACTTATAAACTTTGATAGGCCTATGGTTATAATTCCCAATGTAGCCATTCATATGAATAGAAAAATAAATGAAGGTATTGAATTAAACAAACAAAAGGATTTATTGCCATTGGTTATGGGAATAAATGATAAATTAGAAGGAGAGAATTATTTAGTTAATGCCATAGCAAAAGAGTTAGATATATCTTATACTGATATTAAAGATTTTGAATTATATTTATCAGAATTTGAAAGGGGAAGTATAATAGGTGCTAAAGAAGAATTTATATCCTGTGGTAAATTAGATGATTTAGCTATGGTTCATAGTGGTATAAAGGCCCTTATTAATGCTTCACCATCAGATCAGACGAAGGTCATGGTATGCTTTGATAACGAAGAAATTGGAAGTCAAACTAAACAAGGAGCAGGTTCTCCTATGTTAAAGACTATATTGGAGAGGATAACTCTTGGATTAAATGGAGATAGAGAGGATTTTCTGAGGGGATTGAACGATTCCTATATAATATCTGCAGATATGGCCCATGCAGTTCATCCCAATAGTCCTGAAAAGCATGATCCTACTAACAAACCTGTTTTAAATGGTGGACCAGTAATAAAGATTAATGCAAATCAAAGATATACTACTGACAGTGATTCTGGGACAGTATTTGAACATATGTGTGAATTGGCAGGTGTACCAGTTCAAAAATTTGTAAATAGGTCTGATGAAAGAGGAGGCTCTACAATAGGACCCATATCCTCTGGACAGTTGGATATAAGGTCTGTAGATGTGGGTAATCCAATGTTAGCAATGCATTCTATCAGAGAGTTAGGAGGAGTAAAGGACCATTATTATATGATGGAGGTATTCAATAAATTCTTTAGTATATAG
- a CDS encoding Cof-type HAD-IIB family hydrolase codes for MIEIKYKLVAIDLDGTLLNDDKEISIENEKALKEINDMGIEIVIATGRRYWSAKEFVRGLDMDLVIMANNGNIVRNISNDEVLITKYLNDIDFYTLIKEGRKRGMYPVVHSDYYEDGYDLIIELEEDDSNYSSYMSKNIERYVKVKDLLKYKDPRALVVCYMNKYDELDEFQNILHEKYPNKYSSHIMNSLSPVGPILEVMNPLGSKWLSLKAYCDDKGIKAEEIVVIGDDNNDIEMIRHSGLGIAMKNAIEPVKSVADRITDKTNNEDGVAKVLKEIFKI; via the coding sequence GTGATTGAAATAAAATATAAACTAGTAGCCATTGATTTAGATGGAACTCTTCTCAATGATGATAAAGAAATTTCTATAGAAAATGAGAAGGCATTGAAAGAGATAAATGATATGGGAATAGAGATAGTTATAGCTACAGGGAGGAGATATTGGTCTGCAAAGGAATTTGTTAGAGGACTGGATATGGATTTAGTTATTATGGCTAATAATGGTAATATAGTGAGAAATATAAGTAATGATGAAGTGTTAATAACTAAATATTTAAATGATATTGACTTCTATACATTGATAAAAGAAGGAAGAAAAAGAGGTATGTATCCAGTAGTTCATTCTGATTACTATGAGGATGGATACGATTTGATAATAGAGTTAGAAGAAGATGATAGTAATTATTCTAGCTATATGTCAAAAAATATAGAGAGATATGTCAAAGTAAAGGATTTATTAAAATATAAAGACCCTAGAGCGTTGGTAGTATGCTATATGAACAAGTATGATGAATTAGATGAGTTTCAGAATATACTGCATGAAAAGTATCCCAATAAATATAGTTCCCATATAATGAATAGCTTATCTCCAGTAGGTCCCATACTTGAAGTTATGAACCCGCTGGGTTCAAAATGGCTTTCATTGAAGGCCTATTGTGATGATAAGGGAATAAAGGCAGAAGAAATTGTAGTAATAGGTGATGACAATAATGATATTGAGATGATAAGACATTCAGGATTGGGTATAGCGATGAAAAATGCCATAGAACCAGTAAAATCTGTGGCAGATAGAATAACGGATAAAACCAATAATGAAGATGGGGTTGCAAAGGTATTGAAAGAGATATTTAAAATTTGA
- the hisG gene encoding ATP phosphoribosyltransferase, which translates to MEYINIALAKGRLGDKGYKILKDAGFQCKEMEGNSRKLIFRNQNKKIMFVMVKASDVPVYVERGAVDLGIVGKDTIMEEERDVYEILDLGFGKCKFSVASTKDFDNGRINGLPLRVATKYPNVAKRYFEETKKQIEIIKLNGSVELAPIVGLSDVIVDIVETGNTLRANGLEIIEDMYDISARLICNKVSFKIKNKRIKDLIDGINGVIIGGSKCDRCS; encoded by the coding sequence ATGGAATATATAAATATAGCCCTTGCCAAGGGAAGATTGGGAGATAAGGGCTACAAAATTTTAAAAGATGCTGGGTTTCAATGCAAAGAAATGGAAGGCAATTCTAGGAAGCTTATATTTAGAAACCAGAACAAAAAAATTATGTTTGTAATGGTAAAGGCCAGTGATGTACCTGTATATGTGGAAAGGGGAGCAGTGGATTTAGGAATAGTTGGTAAGGATACCATAATGGAGGAAGAAAGGGATGTATATGAAATATTGGATCTAGGTTTTGGAAAATGTAAGTTTTCAGTGGCATCTACTAAAGATTTTGATAATGGACGAATAAATGGACTACCGTTGAGGGTGGCTACTAAATATCCCAATGTGGCAAAGAGGTATTTTGAAGAGACTAAGAAGCAAATAGAAATAATAAAGCTGAATGGATCAGTGGAATTGGCACCTATAGTGGGATTGTCTGACGTTATTGTGGATATAGTTGAAACAGGTAATACTCTAAGGGCCAATGGCCTTGAGATTATTGAAGATATGTATGATATAAGTGCCAGACTAATATGTAATAAAGTCAGTTTTAAAATCAAAAATAAAAGAATAAAAGATTTAATTGATGGAATAAATGGAGTTATCATTGGGGGTAGTAAATGTGATAGATGTAGTTAA
- a CDS encoding DMT family transporter, with amino-acid sequence MDKIKKYFPIISGVLISTIFGLSFLFTKLALIELEDRPFQLLAYRFAIAAIILTILRLMGKVKVDFTGKRVHILFLLAFFQPISYFICETIGIRLTSSSEAGMMTALMPVIVTILASIILKEKTSRSQIIFIIISVSGVLFINIMKGGATGNYIGGIVLFLAVLSGSFYNILSRKSSLQFKPEETTFVMMWVGAIVFNGVSIIKHIYHGNLSDYFVPLSNIKLLIPVLYLGVLSSIVAFFLFNYMLSKLEASRAAVFANLTTVVSILAGVFILKESFYWYQGIGGIVILIGVWGTNYFSIPRKIKE; translated from the coding sequence TTGGATAAAATAAAAAAATATTTTCCTATTATATCTGGGGTTTTGATTTCCACTATTTTTGGTCTTTCATTTTTATTTACTAAATTAGCATTGATAGAATTAGAAGATAGACCATTCCAATTATTGGCATATAGATTTGCCATAGCTGCAATAATTCTTACAATATTAAGGTTAATGGGAAAGGTGAAAGTAGATTTTACAGGAAAAAGGGTACATATATTGTTTTTATTGGCTTTTTTTCAGCCTATATCATACTTTATATGTGAAACTATAGGTATAAGATTGACTTCATCATCGGAGGCAGGAATGATGACAGCTTTGATGCCTGTAATAGTTACTATTTTAGCATCTATTATTTTGAAGGAAAAGACATCAAGGTCACAGATAATTTTTATAATAATATCGGTATCAGGAGTACTTTTTATAAATATAATGAAGGGTGGTGCCACTGGAAATTATATTGGCGGGATAGTATTGTTTTTAGCGGTGCTATCAGGAAGCTTTTATAATATATTGTCTAGAAAGTCTTCATTGCAATTTAAACCTGAAGAAACAACCTTTGTAATGATGTGGGTTGGAGCCATAGTATTTAATGGAGTATCTATAATCAAACATATATATCATGGAAACTTATCAGACTATTTTGTACCACTATCAAATATTAAGTTGTTAATCCCAGTACTTTATCTGGGAGTGTTGTCCTCTATTGTGGCATTTTTTCTTTTTAACTATATGTTGTCTAAATTAGAGGCATCAAGGGCAGCGGTATTTGCAAATTTGACTACAGTAGTTTCTATATTGGCAGGCGTATTTATATTGAAAGAAAGTTTTTATTGGTACCAGGGAATAGGGGGGATAGTTATACTCATAGGTGTATGGGGAACTAATTATTTTTCCATACCTAGAAAAATAAAAGAATAG
- a CDS encoding transposase, giving the protein MPRKTRVHYRGALYHVIVRGNNRQYIFESNKMKGLYLKKVKTYIDKYDCKLYAYAIMDNHAHLLIEVDDIPLSKPMQLIQQTFTQHYNKVNERTGHVFEQRYKSILCDKDQYLLTLIKYIHNNPVRAGIADIDYRWSSHREYKTYTPIYCDIYFPMSIFSTKKNEAISKYLKFMEQEDIIECKSDYEFIPNENITKYNKELNFDLTYEELLNQFINKYEIIYEDLMGRAKNRKTSKIKEKFVKTVIKNKLMSQRELADRLKVSEQTISRIVNKV; this is encoded by the coding sequence ATGCCTAGAAAAACAAGAGTTCACTATAGAGGAGCCCTTTATCATGTGATAGTAAGAGGTAATAATAGACAATATATTTTTGAATCTAATAAAATGAAAGGGTTATATTTGAAAAAGGTCAAGACATACATAGATAAATATGATTGCAAATTATATGCCTATGCGATTATGGATAATCATGCTCATTTATTGATTGAAGTGGATGATATACCATTGTCAAAACCTATGCAATTAATACAACAGACATTTACTCAACACTATAATAAGGTGAATGAAAGAACTGGACATGTATTTGAACAGAGGTATAAGTCAATATTATGTGATAAAGATCAGTATTTACTCACATTAATAAAATATATACATAATAATCCAGTAAGAGCAGGGATAGCAGATATAGATTATAGATGGAGCAGTCATAGGGAATATAAAACATACACTCCCATATATTGTGATATTTATTTTCCAATGTCTATTTTTTCAACCAAGAAGAATGAAGCTATAAGTAAGTACTTAAAATTCATGGAACAAGAAGATATTATTGAATGTAAAAGTGATTATGAATTTATACCTAATGAAAACATTACAAAATATAATAAAGAGTTAAATTTTGATTTAACATATGAAGAGTTATTAAACCAATTTATAAATAAATATGAAATCATTTATGAAGATTTAATGGGGAGGGCCAAGAATAGAAAAACTAGCAAAATAAAAGAGAAATTTGTTAAGACAGTAATTAAAAACAAGCTAATGAGTCAAAGAGAATTAGCTGATAGACTTAAGGTCTCAGAGCAAACTATATCTAGAATAGTAAATAAAGTTTAA
- the hisC gene encoding histidinol-phosphate transaminase codes for MIDKLVKESVKGLKPYMPNKYSYKYKMDANESPFILESFVMDKIIGRFKKVSLNYYPDTDANILTKKIAQYVGVEQENIITGNGSDEMIKLLLETFVDKSDTVLAHTPTFVMYKHGCDIIGANYIGIESDDNFNIDVDEIIDASKRLKPKVIFICNPNNPTGNIISKTDIIKIIKQTNAIVVVDEAYIEFGGETVISLVNKFDNLIVLRTLSKAFGLAGIRTGYLVSNTEIINYIKAVKPPYNLNAISQIVGEIILDEKTFISNNIEYIKKQRDKLYAEMKKIDDIIVYPSETNFILFSIDRENIFEELIKRGFMIRPFNGGKLNGCFRVTVGKSEENKLFVDTLREVVKI; via the coding sequence ATGATAGATAAACTTGTCAAGGAGAGTGTAAAGGGACTGAAACCCTATATGCCCAACAAATATAGTTATAAATATAAAATGGATGCCAATGAAAGCCCATTTATATTGGAATCATTTGTGATGGATAAAATAATAGGTAGATTTAAAAAGGTGTCACTGAATTACTATCCTGATACAGATGCAAATATTTTAACGAAAAAAATAGCCCAATATGTGGGAGTGGAGCAGGAAAACATAATTACAGGAAATGGCTCTGATGAAATGATAAAGCTACTTTTAGAAACATTTGTGGACAAATCAGATACAGTGTTGGCCCATACTCCCACATTTGTTATGTATAAACATGGATGTGATATTATAGGGGCTAATTATATAGGTATAGAATCTGATGATAATTTTAATATAGATGTAGATGAAATTATAGACGCAAGTAAAAGATTGAAACCTAAAGTAATATTTATATGTAACCCAAATAATCCCACAGGGAATATAATTTCTAAAACAGATATTATCAAAATAATAAAACAGACAAACGCCATAGTTGTAGTAGATGAGGCATATATAGAATTTGGTGGAGAAACGGTGATATCATTAGTCAATAAGTTTGATAATCTAATAGTATTGAGAACTCTCTCTAAGGCATTTGGGTTGGCTGGTATAAGGACAGGATATCTTGTATCTAATACTGAGATAATAAATTATATCAAAGCAGTAAAACCTCCATATAATTTAAATGCCATATCACAAATAGTAGGAGAGATTATCTTAGATGAAAAGACATTTATTAGTAATAATATAGAGTATATAAAAAAACAGCGGGATAAATTATATGCAGAAATGAAAAAAATAGATGACATTATCGTATATCCATCGGAAACTAATTTCATATTATTTAGTATAGATAGAGAGAATATATTTGAAGAACTAATTAAAAGGGGTTTTATGATTAGACCATTTAATGGAGGAAAACTCAATGGATGTTTTAGAGTGACTGTGGGAAAATCAGAGGAGAATAAATTATTTGTAGATACATTAAGGGAAGTGGTTAAAATATGA
- the hisD gene encoding histidinol dehydrogenase — protein sequence MIDVVNLKNGKVDSFIKQVKREKNYSDEFKDIVKDIINDVKLQGDKALYYYTDKFDNTKLDALYVNEKEIEEAINSVDKGFIEVLRGAKDNIEKYHKRQLKDSWFTNEEEGKVLGQLYNPIEKVGIYVPGGSAAYPSSVLMNVIPAKVAGVNEIIMATPPGKDGKVNKDILVAAYIVGIDQIIKVGGAQGIAALAFGTDTIPKVHKIVGPGNIYVATAKGMVYGDVDIDMIAGPSEILIIADESANPRYLAADMLSQAEHDNMASAKLVTTSGELVLGVKEELKNQLKLLERGDIAEKSLGNYGKICIVDDIYDAVKIANEIAPEHLELMVKDPFNMMYKIKNAGAIFLGQYAPEPLGDYWAGPNHVLPTGGTAKFFSPLGVDDFVKKSSIIYYDKGALYKDKDKIIEFAQREGLTAHGNSIKVRFE from the coding sequence GTGATAGATGTAGTTAACTTGAAAAATGGAAAAGTAGATAGCTTTATAAAACAAGTGAAAAGAGAAAAAAATTATAGTGATGAATTCAAAGATATTGTCAAAGATATTATAAATGATGTAAAACTACAAGGTGATAAAGCACTGTATTATTATACAGATAAATTTGACAATACAAAATTAGATGCACTATATGTAAATGAAAAAGAGATTGAAGAGGCTATAAATTCAGTAGATAAAGGATTTATAGAGGTTTTACGGGGAGCAAAGGATAATATTGAAAAGTATCATAAAAGGCAGTTGAAGGATTCTTGGTTTACCAATGAAGAAGAGGGAAAGGTTTTGGGGCAGCTATATAACCCCATAGAAAAGGTAGGGATATATGTACCTGGGGGGAGTGCTGCATATCCATCTTCTGTGTTGATGAATGTAATACCTGCTAAAGTGGCAGGGGTAAATGAAATTATTATGGCAACGCCACCGGGAAAGGATGGAAAGGTGAACAAAGATATACTAGTAGCTGCCTACATAGTAGGAATAGACCAAATAATAAAAGTGGGAGGAGCACAAGGAATAGCTGCATTGGCCTTTGGAACAGATACTATACCTAAAGTTCATAAAATTGTAGGTCCAGGGAATATATATGTGGCTACTGCTAAGGGTATGGTCTATGGAGATGTGGATATAGATATGATTGCTGGTCCTAGCGAAATTTTAATAATTGCTGATGAAAGTGCAAATCCTAGATATTTGGCAGCGGATATGTTATCTCAAGCGGAGCATGACAATATGGCATCTGCTAAATTAGTTACTACATCTGGTGAGTTAGTGTTAGGAGTAAAAGAAGAATTGAAGAATCAATTGAAATTATTGGAACGAGGGGATATAGCTGAGAAGTCTCTTGGGAATTATGGGAAGATATGTATAGTAGATGATATTTATGATGCTGTAAAAATAGCTAATGAAATAGCACCTGAACATCTTGAGCTTATGGTTAAAGATCCCTTTAACATGATGTATAAAATTAAAAATGCAGGGGCTATTTTCTTAGGCCAGTATGCCCCTGAACCTTTAGGAGATTATTGGGCAGGTCCTAACCATGTGCTACCCACTGGAGGAACTGCTAAATTCTTTTCTCCCCTTGGAGTAGATGATTTTGTTAAGAAATCTAGCATCATATATTATGATAAAGGTGCATTATACAAAGATAAGGATAAAATAATAGAGTTTGCCCAAAGGGAAGGACTTACTGCCCATGGCAATTCGATAAAAGTGAGGTTTGAATAA
- a CDS encoding peptidylprolyl isomerase, which yields MDKNKVLAVVEGTEITEKDVDFLLQGLGPQQGMQFNSEEGRKQLLQELINQQLFYLEAIENNMDKDEEFQNELERVKESLLKQYAIRDLLNNAEVVEDEVTEYYNEHREQFTAPESVKASHILVSDEDKAKEIVKELNEGMSFKEGAKKYSTCPSKEKGGDLGYFSKGRMVPEFENAAFDMNVGDVSEPVKTQFGFHIIKVEDKKPAAIKTLGEVRDQIYKQLVAIKQNKLYLEKTAKLKEKYTVEEK from the coding sequence ATGGATAAAAACAAAGTGTTGGCAGTAGTAGAGGGGACAGAGATTACAGAAAAAGATGTAGATTTTTTATTACAAGGATTGGGACCTCAACAGGGTATGCAGTTCAATTCTGAAGAAGGGAGAAAACAACTTCTTCAAGAATTAATTAATCAGCAGTTATTCTATCTTGAAGCTATTGAAAATAATATGGATAAAGATGAAGAGTTTCAAAATGAATTAGAAAGAGTAAAGGAAAGTCTATTAAAGCAATATGCTATAAGAGATCTTTTAAATAATGCAGAAGTAGTTGAAGATGAGGTTACTGAATATTACAATGAGCATAGAGAACAGTTCACTGCACCAGAAAGTGTAAAGGCTAGTCATATATTAGTATCAGATGAAGATAAAGCTAAAGAAATAGTAAAAGAACTAAATGAAGGTATGTCCTTTAAAGAAGGAGCAAAGAAATACTCTACTTGCCCATCTAAAGAAAAAGGTGGAGATTTAGGTTATTTCAGTAAAGGAAGAATGGTTCCAGAATTTGAAAATGCAGCATTTGATATGAATGTTGGAGATGTAAGTGAACCTGTAAAAACTCAATTTGGGTTCCATATAATAAAGGTAGAAGATAAGAAACCAGCAGCTATAAAGACTCTAGGCGAAGTTAGAGACCAAATATATAAGCAATTAGTTGCTATAAAACAAAACAAATTATACTTAGAAAAAACAGCGAAATTAAAAGAAAAGTATACAGTAGAAGAAAAATAA
- a CDS encoding VanZ family protein, which translates to MEKRQTFIGFLLTIYIIMFIGVTFLNRDGSFYGNANLHFLSSYREAWNTFAIRNWQFIILNILMFVPLGILLPMLHKNFHNKKWTIGLAFILTLLIECVQLITGFGIFELDDIFNNLLGAVIGYGVVMGIFELIKGKKHRFLRTLNYLLPLILVIGIFKGIFTYYTFKEFGNLSIAHNYKIDMKDAKIFLDIKLNNENRIVPIYKAPSYTEDLAKEFVIDFFENLRINTQNIEIDIYENKAIYWIRGNTDYNIWLEYLDGSYRYTDFSVFDDEIEPMNIDKDTLLKSLKKYNINLPKESVFKNEDIGRYKWTVEKHIKDQSLIEGVLYCTYYNDNTIKKIHNNIVTYNKVKDVIIKSESEAYKDLKDGKFRYFNSSNNIESIDIIKISLDYRLDSKGFYQPIYLFDSIIDEKEYTITIPAMK; encoded by the coding sequence TTGGAGAAAAGGCAGACTTTTATAGGGTTCTTGCTTACTATATATATAATCATGTTTATAGGAGTTACATTTTTGAACCGAGACGGAAGTTTTTATGGAAATGCAAATCTCCATTTCTTAAGTTCCTATAGAGAAGCTTGGAATACATTTGCTATTAGAAATTGGCAGTTTATTATACTAAATATATTAATGTTTGTACCTTTAGGAATCTTATTACCCATGTTACATAAAAATTTTCACAATAAAAAGTGGACTATAGGATTGGCATTCATATTAACTTTATTAATTGAATGTGTACAATTGATTACAGGTTTTGGTATATTTGAACTAGATGATATTTTTAACAATCTATTAGGGGCTGTTATTGGTTATGGTGTTGTTATGGGAATATTTGAATTGATAAAGGGAAAAAAACATAGATTTTTAAGAACATTAAATTATTTACTTCCATTGATATTAGTAATAGGTATTTTTAAAGGTATTTTTACATATTATACTTTTAAGGAATTTGGCAATCTTTCAATAGCTCATAATTATAAAATAGATATGAAAGATGCAAAGATATTCTTAGATATAAAGTTAAATAATGAGAATAGAATAGTTCCTATTTACAAGGCACCTTCTTACACTGAGGATTTAGCAAAAGAATTTGTTATTGATTTCTTTGAAAATCTTAGAATTAATACTCAAAACATAGAAATAGATATTTATGAAAATAAGGCAATTTATTGGATAAGAGGAAATACAGATTATAATATATGGTTGGAGTATTTAGATGGAAGTTATAGATACACAGATTTTTCTGTTTTCGATGACGAAATAGAACCTATGAATATAGACAAAGATACTTTGCTGAAATCTTTAAAAAAATATAATATAAATCTGCCTAAAGAATCTGTATTTAAAAATGAAGATATTGGAAGATATAAATGGACTGTAGAAAAACATATTAAAGACCAATCATTGATTGAGGGGGTATTATATTGTACATATTACAATGATAATACAATCAAAAAAATTCACAATAATATAGTTACATATAATAAAGTTAAAGATGTTATAATTAAAAGTGAATCAGAGGCTTATAAAGATTTAAAAGATGGAAAGTTTCGTTATTTTAATTCAAGTAATAATATAGAGTCTATAGATATAATAAAGATATCATTAGATTATAGATTAGATTCCAAGGGATTTTATCAACCAATATATTTATTTGATTCAATAATAGATGAAAAAGAATATACAATTACTATTCCAGCAATGAAATAG
- the hisZ gene encoding ATP phosphoribosyltransferase regulatory subunit, which yields MLELNYKLPQGLQDETFGSYKLKDNMINNVKSIFKSYGYREVSTPTFEYYDVFSNIEGTVAREEMFKLIDESGEILVLRPDVTTPIARMVANNYRDMDDFLKLSYVSNIFRIKGKDKDSQREFTQAGIEYFGNGTAEADGEVIALAIKVLMEHFSIFQLEIGQSDYCKGLFEEGKIDKETQKLLRKYIEDKNVPEIQKILDKMNIDKKVGDVILEIPKLYGDYPYIIKKAKEISLNDKMKKAIENLEEICNIISDYGLNRYISLDLGLITDLDYYTGAIFKGYVANHGSIVLSGGRYDRLMEQFGHSMVATGFGINMDEVIKAKRKTQSIDIEDYTDYMILYSMDDRKNAFVLAKKLRNRGYIVETKYCSNERTYIENAMYRKIYNILILNDNKYKIINTKKNVTNNIDKDTFLKSIDRRKEIRSLASIH from the coding sequence ATGTTAGAACTTAATTATAAGCTGCCACAGGGATTACAAGATGAGACATTTGGAAGTTATAAACTTAAAGACAATATGATAAACAATGTCAAAAGTATATTTAAAAGCTATGGATATAGAGAGGTATCCACACCTACTTTTGAATATTATGATGTATTTTCGAACATAGAGGGTACAGTGGCAAGAGAAGAGATGTTTAAATTAATAGATGAATCTGGAGAAATATTAGTGCTCAGACCAGACGTTACTACTCCCATAGCTAGAATGGTGGCCAATAATTATAGGGATATGGATGATTTTTTAAAATTATCTTATGTATCAAATATATTTAGGATAAAGGGTAAAGACAAAGATAGTCAGCGAGAATTTACTCAAGCTGGAATTGAATATTTTGGCAATGGAACAGCTGAGGCAGATGGAGAAGTGATTGCATTGGCTATTAAAGTATTAATGGAACATTTTAGTATATTTCAGTTGGAGATAGGTCAGTCTGATTATTGCAAGGGTCTTTTTGAGGAAGGAAAGATAGATAAAGAAACTCAAAAGCTATTGAGAAAATATATTGAAGACAAAAATGTACCAGAGATACAAAAAATATTGGATAAGATGAATATAGATAAAAAAGTGGGGGATGTAATACTAGAAATACCTAAATTATATGGTGATTATCCATATATTATAAAAAAAGCAAAGGAAATATCTTTGAACGATAAAATGAAAAAGGCCATAGAAAATTTGGAAGAAATTTGTAATATCATATCAGATTATGGACTTAATAGATACATATCTTTAGACCTAGGGCTAATAACTGATTTAGACTATTATACTGGGGCAATATTTAAGGGATATGTGGCAAATCATGGAAGTATAGTATTAAGTGGAGGAAGATATGACAGACTCATGGAGCAGTTTGGGCATTCAATGGTAGCTACAGGGTTTGGGATAAATATGGATGAGGTAATAAAGGCTAAAAGAAAAACACAAAGTATTGATATAGAGGATTATACCGATTATATGATTCTATATAGTATGGATGATAGAAAGAATGCATTTGTACTGGCTAAGAAATTGAGGAATAGGGGATATATAGTGGAGACTAAATATTGTAGCAATGAAAGGACATATATAGAAAATGCTATGTATAGAAAGATATATAATATACTGATATTAAATGACAATAAATACAAGATAATAAACACAAAAAAGAATGTGACAAACAATATTGATAAGGATACTTTTTTGAAGAGCATAGATAGAAGAAAAGAGATTAGATCATTGGCATCTATACACTAA